A window of the Syntrophus gentianae genome harbors these coding sequences:
- the pta gene encoding phosphate acetyltransferase, whose protein sequence is MATVSNGLYITSLEPQSGKTIVALACMEHWSGRVERLSLFRPVVSKNIGADALISLMMDLYSLPFSADEMYGVTLADVKELLACRKYDDLHGRILERYKSLESRSDFILCVGTDYSGVSMALEFDFNVEIARNLGVPLLPIINGRGKDQDALVNSIRTLSESLKAVKNDVAAYIINRVDENQRDELLASLQKERLQPKPVYVLPEEPLLERPTVREISTALRAAFISGDEGRLDSEVSAVKVGAMELPNFLDHLEDGSMVITPGDRSDIIIGTLAADRSRNYPHTAGLLLTGSITPAPQVKRLIEGLTASPVPVIVTEMDTFSAAKCISNVKPSFLVQNKRKIAAVLGIVESYMDLTGLLERAVGTPSGRITPLMFQYELIHRAKQQRKHIVLPEGTEERILRAAEIVLLREVCDITLLGNKEEIGQKASALGLSLNGARILDPESSELLPTYAEAYYDARMFKGVSRELARDTMTDVSYFGTMMVHLGHADGMVSGAVHTTANTIRPSLEFVKTKPGILIVSSIFFMCLAERTLVYGDCAIVPDPTAEELADIAISSAETAETFGIEPRVAMLSYSTGESGSGAEVERVREATRLVRRRQPDLKVEGPIQYDAAIDITVAKVKLPDSEVAGRATVFIFPDLNAGNNAYKAVQRAANAVAIGPVLQGLNKPVNDLSRGALVADIVNTIVITAIQAQAGGRP, encoded by the coding sequence GTGGCGACAGTGTCGAACGGCCTTTACATCACAAGCCTTGAACCGCAAAGCGGCAAGACCATTGTGGCCCTTGCCTGCATGGAGCATTGGTCCGGACGGGTAGAGCGCCTGAGTCTCTTTCGGCCAGTCGTATCAAAAAACATTGGCGCTGATGCACTGATCAGTCTGATGATGGATCTTTATTCTCTGCCGTTTTCTGCTGATGAGATGTATGGTGTGACCCTTGCGGATGTAAAGGAGCTTCTCGCCTGCAGGAAGTACGATGATCTTCATGGCCGCATTCTCGAAAGGTACAAATCGCTGGAGAGCCGGTCAGACTTCATCCTCTGTGTGGGGACAGATTACAGCGGCGTGTCCATGGCACTCGAATTCGACTTCAACGTGGAGATCGCGAGGAATCTGGGGGTTCCCCTGCTGCCGATTATCAATGGACGTGGGAAGGATCAGGATGCGCTAGTAAACTCCATACGAACCCTTTCGGAGTCGCTGAAAGCGGTAAAAAACGACGTAGCCGCATACATAATCAACAGGGTCGACGAGAACCAGCGAGATGAGCTGCTTGCCTCATTGCAGAAGGAACGTCTTCAACCCAAGCCTGTCTATGTGCTGCCGGAAGAGCCTCTTCTGGAAAGACCGACAGTACGCGAGATCTCCACCGCCCTCAGGGCAGCGTTCATCAGCGGGGATGAGGGCCGGCTCGATAGTGAGGTTTCAGCCGTCAAGGTCGGCGCCATGGAATTGCCTAATTTTCTGGATCATCTGGAAGATGGAAGCATGGTAATCACACCGGGGGACCGTTCCGATATCATCATCGGCACCCTGGCTGCTGACCGATCCAGGAACTATCCCCACACTGCAGGCCTTTTGCTTACAGGGAGCATCACCCCGGCGCCACAGGTAAAACGGCTTATCGAGGGATTGACCGCTTCTCCTGTACCGGTGATTGTTACGGAAATGGACACTTTCTCCGCGGCCAAGTGCATCAGTAATGTGAAACCGTCATTTTTAGTGCAGAATAAGCGGAAGATCGCAGCTGTCCTCGGTATCGTCGAATCTTACATGGACCTTACGGGTCTGCTTGAGCGGGCAGTAGGCACCCCTTCAGGCCGGATCACGCCGCTTATGTTCCAGTATGAACTCATTCATAGGGCAAAGCAGCAACGAAAACATATCGTACTGCCCGAAGGCACGGAAGAACGTATCCTCAGGGCCGCAGAGATCGTGCTGCTCCGGGAGGTCTGCGATATTACCCTGCTCGGTAACAAGGAGGAGATAGGGCAGAAGGCCTCGGCACTCGGGCTCTCGCTAAATGGCGCCCGTATCCTTGATCCCGAGTCCTCGGAACTGCTGCCTACTTATGCCGAAGCCTATTACGATGCACGGATGTTCAAGGGCGTGTCGCGGGAGCTGGCCCGCGACACGATGACCGATGTCAGTTACTTCGGCACCATGATGGTCCACCTAGGCCATGCCGACGGGATGGTCTCGGGGGCAGTCCATACCACCGCGAACACCATCAGGCCGTCTCTGGAATTCGTAAAAACGAAACCAGGGATCTTGATCGTTTCGAGTATTTTTTTCATGTGTCTTGCCGAAAGGACATTGGTCTACGGGGACTGTGCCATCGTGCCCGATCCGACGGCAGAGGAGCTCGCCGATATCGCGATCAGTTCTGCAGAGACAGCGGAGACCTTCGGCATCGAACCCCGGGTTGCCATGCTGTCTTACTCCACTGGAGAATCCGGCAGCGGTGCGGAAGTCGAGCGGGTACGGGAAGCGACGCGGCTGGTCCGCAGGCGCCAACCGGATCTTAAGGTAGAAGGCCCGATACAGTATGACGCTGCCATCGACATCACGGTAGCAAAGGTGAAACTGCCTGACAGCGAAGTCGCAGGCCGCGCCACGGTCTTTATCTTCCCTGACTTGAACGCCGGCAACAACGCATACAAGGCGGTTCAGCGGGCAGCGAATGCGGTCGCCATTGGACCTGTACTCCAGGGACTCAACAAGCCGGTGAACGATTTGAGCCGCGGGGCCCTCGTAGCAGATATCGTCAACACCATCGTCATCACGGCGATCCAGGCTCAAGCTGGAGGACGGCCATGA
- the pyk gene encoding pyruvate kinase, translating to MKIVFPKTKIVCTIGPASETIDVMKGMIEAGMNVARLNFSHGDFAAHQRIIENLRAASASLGRRIAILADLSGPKMRIGTFASEPITIHPGDPFTLTIDDIVGDGNHVSVSFGGLPNVVKSGDTLFLNDGYIQLRVDEVRGNDVLCTVLVGGELRSRKGLNLPGIDLGMSAFTVRDRECLQFALENGVDAVSQSFVDGPADIEAVRKAASEMGYDPFIIAKIERSGALDRIEEILDAADGIMIARGDLGVEVPIEKIAGIQKRLMRLANRRAKPVITATQMLESMIDNRRPTRAEATDVANAILDGTDCVMLSGESAMGNYPVDAVAMLAKIAASVEADRPMTDVQAMFQGVDLRGYIRLEHLIAISVEACLKFVIPAAVFVPTRSGATAQSMARFRLPVWTVAVSSEETTCRRLQFTSGVYPLHESPLPEDWNDYVKRQVAELGLEGKLAILTQGPSREHSKTNHRVEIIDLTL from the coding sequence ATGAAAATCGTTTTCCCCAAGACGAAGATCGTCTGCACCATCGGGCCTGCATCCGAGACTATCGACGTGATGAAAGGGATGATCGAAGCGGGAATGAACGTCGCCCGGCTCAACTTCTCCCATGGCGACTTCGCGGCCCACCAAAGGATCATCGAGAACCTGCGGGCCGCGTCGGCATCCCTGGGGCGAAGGATCGCGATTCTGGCCGATCTCTCCGGTCCGAAAATGCGGATCGGAACGTTTGCCTCCGAGCCGATCACAATCCATCCGGGCGACCCTTTCACCTTGACCATCGATGACATCGTCGGGGACGGGAACCATGTGTCCGTTTCATTTGGAGGGCTCCCCAACGTTGTAAAATCGGGAGATACGCTCTTTCTCAATGATGGCTACATCCAGCTCCGAGTGGACGAGGTCAGGGGGAACGATGTCCTCTGCACGGTGCTGGTGGGCGGGGAACTTCGCTCCCGCAAGGGACTCAACCTGCCGGGCATCGATCTCGGGATGAGCGCCTTCACCGTGCGTGATCGAGAGTGTCTGCAGTTTGCCCTCGAAAACGGTGTGGACGCCGTGAGCCAGTCCTTCGTGGACGGCCCGGCGGATATCGAGGCCGTGCGCAAAGCTGCCTCAGAGATGGGGTATGATCCCTTCATTATTGCGAAAATTGAACGGTCCGGGGCACTCGACCGCATTGAAGAGATTCTCGATGCGGCTGACGGCATCATGATCGCCCGGGGGGATCTTGGGGTTGAAGTCCCCATCGAAAAGATCGCCGGAATTCAGAAGCGGCTGATGCGGCTTGCGAACAGGCGTGCGAAACCAGTGATCACGGCCACGCAGATGCTCGAATCGATGATAGACAACCGACGGCCAACCCGTGCTGAGGCCACCGACGTGGCGAACGCCATCCTTGACGGGACCGATTGCGTCATGCTGTCGGGCGAGTCCGCCATGGGGAATTATCCTGTGGATGCGGTTGCAATGCTGGCTAAAATCGCTGCATCCGTGGAAGCGGATCGGCCCATGACGGACGTTCAGGCGATGTTCCAGGGGGTTGACCTTCGAGGATACATTCGCCTGGAGCATCTCATCGCCATCAGCGTGGAGGCCTGCCTCAAATTCGTAATCCCGGCGGCCGTATTCGTCCCGACGAGAAGCGGCGCGACGGCGCAGAGCATGGCCCGATTCCGTCTTCCCGTTTGGACCGTGGCCGTCAGTTCCGAGGAAACGACCTGCCGTCGACTCCAGTTCACCTCAGGCGTCTATCCGCTGCATGAGTCGCCCCTTCCGGAAGACTGGAACGACTACGTCAAAAGGCAGGTTGCCGAACTGGGCCTTGAGGGCAAACTGGCGATTCTGACCCAGGGCCCATCGCGGGAGCACTCCAAGACAAATCACCGTGTCGAGATCATCGATCTGACCCTCTGA
- a CDS encoding ATP-dependent 6-phosphofructokinase, which translates to MEKSELDFSIERLGVCSIPSPVQGIRFMDDDGRVLYFSCLEEMQPWLDSGSPPPAMEAAGPSGKIFFDPSRIACGIVTCGGICPGLNDVIRAIVLSLHYHYGVQKVYGFRFGYAGLVERLGLPPLELTPDSVSRIHEIGGTILGSSRGPQEPAEMVTTLEKLKIGILFAIGGDGTLRGAQKIAEEAKRRGLQISVIGIPKTIDNDISYIKTTFGFETAVAEARRATYAANTEADAARNSIGLVKLMGRDSGFIAAYSVLVNSHVNFCLVPEVPFSLSGFLEALKRRLERKSHAVIVVAEGAGQDLMAKTGERDASGNIKYGDIGIFLREAISDYFKQARMEINLKYIDPSYMIRSVPANPHDAAFCLLLGQSAVHAGMSGRTNMVVSFWNHQFTHVPITLAVSQRKKIDPQSMLWNSVLAVTGQPDMI; encoded by the coding sequence ATGGAGAAGAGTGAACTCGATTTTTCAATAGAACGGCTTGGAGTGTGCAGCATTCCCTCTCCCGTGCAGGGGATACGCTTTATGGATGATGACGGGCGTGTCCTCTATTTCTCCTGTCTTGAGGAGATGCAGCCTTGGCTTGATTCGGGCAGCCCTCCGCCCGCGATGGAAGCCGCCGGGCCGAGCGGAAAGATCTTCTTCGATCCGTCTCGGATCGCCTGCGGCATCGTGACCTGCGGCGGGATCTGTCCCGGTCTTAACGACGTGATCCGGGCAATCGTCCTTAGTCTCCACTACCATTACGGCGTGCAGAAGGTTTACGGCTTCCGCTTCGGGTATGCCGGCCTCGTGGAACGGCTTGGCCTTCCCCCCCTCGAACTGACGCCGGATTCCGTTTCCCGTATCCATGAGATCGGCGGAACGATCCTGGGTTCATCCCGGGGGCCTCAGGAGCCTGCGGAGATGGTGACAACCCTGGAGAAGCTCAAGATCGGCATTCTCTTCGCCATCGGGGGCGACGGGACACTGCGCGGGGCACAGAAGATCGCCGAGGAGGCAAAAAGGCGGGGCCTCCAGATCAGCGTGATCGGCATTCCGAAGACGATCGACAATGACATTTCCTATATCAAGACCACCTTCGGATTCGAAACGGCAGTGGCCGAGGCCAGACGGGCCACCTACGCGGCCAACACCGAGGCTGATGCCGCGCGCAACAGTATCGGACTGGTGAAGCTCATGGGGCGTGACTCCGGGTTCATCGCCGCCTATTCGGTCCTCGTGAACAGCCACGTGAACTTCTGTCTCGTTCCGGAAGTCCCCTTTTCCCTCAGTGGTTTTCTCGAAGCCCTGAAGCGGCGCCTCGAACGGAAGAGTCATGCAGTGATCGTTGTGGCCGAGGGCGCAGGCCAGGATCTGATGGCGAAGACGGGCGAGCGGGATGCCTCCGGAAACATCAAATATGGGGACATCGGCATTTTTCTGAGGGAGGCGATTTCGGATTATTTCAAGCAGGCCCGAATGGAGATCAACCTCAAATACATAGACCCCAGTTACATGATCCGGAGTGTGCCTGCCAATCCGCACGATGCGGCCTTCTGCCTTCTCCTCGGCCAGAGTGCCGTGCATGCGGGGATGAGCGGGCGGACGAACATGGTGGTCAGCTTCTGGAACCACCAGTTCACCCATGTTCCCATAACCCTCGCCGTGTCGCAACGCAAAAAGATAGACCCCCAGAGCATGCTGTGGAACAGCGTCCTGGCGGTGACGGGACAACCTGATATGATATGA
- a CDS encoding DUF3300 domain-containing protein, which produces MNHRQVKKIMTWLLVFLLAMPIGGWAQGGGPSSGFKQEELEQILAPIALYPDDLLAQIFMASTYPLEIVEADRFVKANANLKGDSLTRALEQKNWDPSVKSLVNFPQVLAMMSEKLEWTQKLGDAFLSQQKDVMATVQKLRAKAQASGNLKTTKEQVVKVEQQTIIIEPASPQVIYVPAYNPTVVYGTWAYPSYPPYPVYPPGYVATTAAFSFMAGAAVGAAWGYAWGHSDWHGGDVDIDVDHNYNVNRNIDRSKYKNQVTGGQGGRGKWQHNPQHRKGVAYRDQNTRQKYGQSRPGAENRKDFRGRTPDTRQAAGRRDLSASDAAGRQRPATTDRGARDTGQRGAQASQQPRQSNAFEGMDRGGRDARMNSDRGSSSRQSMSASRSSGGGGFGGGRSGGFSGGGRGGGRGGRR; this is translated from the coding sequence ATGAACCACAGGCAAGTAAAAAAAATTATGACATGGTTGCTCGTTTTTCTGCTGGCCATGCCGATCGGTGGCTGGGCGCAGGGAGGGGGTCCTTCATCCGGCTTTAAACAGGAAGAACTGGAACAGATCCTGGCGCCCATTGCCCTCTACCCGGATGATCTCCTTGCTCAGATATTCATGGCTTCCACCTACCCCCTGGAGATTGTAGAGGCGGATCGGTTTGTAAAGGCAAATGCCAATCTGAAGGGGGATTCATTAACCCGCGCCCTGGAACAGAAAAACTGGGATCCCAGCGTAAAATCCCTGGTCAACTTTCCCCAGGTTCTGGCGATGATGAGCGAAAAGCTTGAGTGGACACAGAAATTGGGCGATGCATTCCTGTCTCAGCAAAAGGATGTTATGGCGACTGTCCAGAAACTGCGGGCAAAGGCACAGGCGTCGGGTAACCTGAAAACGACCAAGGAACAGGTCGTCAAGGTCGAACAGCAGACGATCATCATCGAACCTGCCAGCCCGCAGGTCATCTATGTGCCTGCCTACAACCCCACGGTCGTTTACGGAACCTGGGCCTATCCTTCCTATCCGCCCTATCCGGTCTATCCTCCGGGATACGTGGCCACAACGGCCGCCTTCTCCTTTATGGCCGGAGCTGCTGTCGGTGCGGCATGGGGCTATGCCTGGGGCCATTCAGACTGGCACGGGGGAGATGTAGACATCGATGTCGACCACAATTACAATGTCAACCGCAACATCGATCGAAGCAAATATAAGAATCAGGTTACGGGCGGACAGGGCGGCCGGGGAAAATGGCAGCACAACCCGCAGCATCGCAAAGGCGTCGCTTATCGAGATCAGAACACGCGGCAGAAATACGGTCAATCAAGGCCCGGTGCTGAGAACCGGAAAGATTTCCGGGGGAGGACTCCCGATACAAGACAGGCTGCCGGCAGGAGGGATCTTTCCGCCAGCGATGCTGCCGGGCGCCAGCGACCGGCAACGACTGACAGAGGCGCCAGAGACACCGGTCAGCGCGGAGCTCAGGCATCACAGCAGCCCAGACAATCGAATGCCTTTGAGGGGATGGATCGAGGGGGAAGAGACGCCAGAATGAACAGTGATCGGGGAAGCTCCAGTCGCCAGAGCATGTCTGCATCCCGGAGTAGCGGTGGAGGAGGTTTCGGAGGCGGCCGGAGCGGAGGATTTTCCGGCGGTGGTCGTGGAGGAGGACGTGGCGGTCGAAGGTAA
- the gpmA gene encoding 2,3-diphosphoglycerate-dependent phosphoglycerate mutase — MKKLVLLRHGESTWNKENRFTGWTDVPLSEKGIEEAREAGRLLREGGYVFDIAFTSMLKRAIKTLWIVLEEMDRMWIPVLQSWRLNERHYGALQGLNKSESTAQLGEEQVQLWRRSYDVPPPALDWDDPRHPRHDPKYAGLHPWDLPATECLKDTLERFTPYAQEKIGPAIRAGKRVLLVAHGNTLRGLIKYADRIPDEEIAELNIPTGVPLVYELEDDMQPIRRYYLGDEEAAKKSAQSVANQLKKE, encoded by the coding sequence ATGAAAAAACTCGTATTGCTGCGGCATGGAGAAAGCACCTGGAACAAGGAAAACCGCTTTACCGGCTGGACGGATGTCCCTCTTTCGGAAAAGGGAATCGAGGAGGCCCGGGAGGCCGGACGGCTTCTGCGGGAGGGAGGGTACGTCTTCGACATCGCCTTCACCTCTATGCTCAAGCGGGCGATCAAGACCCTCTGGATCGTGCTCGAAGAGATGGACCGCATGTGGATTCCCGTATTGCAGAGCTGGCGCTTGAACGAGCGCCATTATGGCGCGCTTCAGGGGCTCAACAAGAGCGAGTCTACCGCCCAACTCGGCGAGGAGCAGGTGCAACTCTGGCGGCGCAGCTACGATGTGCCGCCCCCCGCGCTGGACTGGGACGATCCGCGTCATCCCCGCCACGACCCGAAATATGCCGGCCTCCATCCCTGGGACCTCCCGGCGACGGAGTGTCTGAAGGACACCTTGGAACGCTTTACGCCCTATGCCCAGGAGAAAATCGGGCCGGCCATCCGGGCGGGGAAACGGGTGCTTCTCGTGGCCCACGGAAACACCCTGCGGGGTCTGATCAAATATGCCGATCGTATTCCCGACGAGGAGATTGCGGAACTCAACATTCCCACCGGGGTACCCCTGGTGTACGAGCTTGAGGACGATATGCAGCCGATTCGAAGATACTACCTCGGGGATGAGGAAGCGGCAAAAAAATCGGCTCAATCCGTCGCAAATCAACTGAAAAAAGAATAG
- a CDS encoding DUF2950 domain-containing protein, producing MFHTFLKIKDSLRGNFSVAVLAVLFVIFAVGVPGQAAGKGIQQITYGSPEDAVQALIDAMKSNDAKQMGMVLGPLSRDIFLSGDEVADREILESFLNLYNEKNKIEKKGNSEAILLVGKKDWPMPIPIVKKGNRWLFDTGRGREEILNRRIGRNELAVINVCEAYVDAQQEFALLDSDGDGLFEYAQKFWSSPGKKDGLYWETKEDETPSPFGPFAAKAKAEGYVKTSASDQPQPYHGYFYKILKGQGKSAKGGAYDYVVNGNMIGGFALVAYPAQYGNSGIMTFIVNQDGVVYQKNLGRDTAKKAQAMSIFDPDKTWKKVETTVEASSTKTDPNRPEVQGEKE from the coding sequence ATGTTCCACACTTTCTTGAAAATAAAAGATTCTCTGCGCGGGAATTTTTCCGTTGCCGTTCTCGCTGTTCTGTTTGTGATCTTTGCCGTGGGCGTTCCTGGACAGGCGGCGGGCAAGGGGATTCAGCAAATAACCTATGGTTCCCCGGAGGATGCCGTCCAGGCGCTGATTGACGCCATGAAGTCAAACGATGCGAAACAAATGGGAATGGTCCTTGGTCCGCTCAGCAGGGATATTTTCTTGTCCGGGGATGAGGTTGCAGACAGGGAAATTCTCGAAAGCTTTCTCAACCTATACAACGAAAAGAACAAAATAGAAAAGAAAGGCAATTCAGAAGCCATCCTCCTGGTGGGAAAGAAGGACTGGCCTATGCCTATCCCGATTGTGAAGAAGGGCAATCGGTGGCTCTTCGATACAGGAAGGGGAAGGGAGGAGATCCTGAATCGGAGAATCGGCAGAAATGAATTGGCCGTCATTAACGTTTGCGAAGCCTATGTCGATGCCCAGCAGGAATTTGCCTTGCTGGATAGCGACGGCGATGGTTTGTTCGAGTATGCCCAGAAGTTCTGGAGTTCGCCGGGAAAAAAAGACGGGCTGTATTGGGAAACGAAGGAAGACGAAACACCAAGCCCCTTTGGTCCTTTTGCGGCCAAGGCAAAGGCCGAGGGTTATGTAAAAACGTCAGCGTCTGATCAGCCCCAGCCTTACCATGGGTATTTCTATAAAATACTGAAAGGTCAGGGAAAAAGTGCGAAAGGCGGGGCCTACGATTACGTCGTGAACGGCAATATGATCGGCGGATTTGCCCTGGTTGCCTATCCTGCGCAATATGGCAATTCCGGGATTATGACTTTTATCGTGAATCAGGATGGCGTCGTGTATCAGAAAAATCTCGGGAGGGACACAGCGAAAAAAGCCCAGGCAATGAGCATTTTTGATCCGGATAAGACCTGGAAGAAAGTGGAAACGACCGTTGAGGCGAGCTCGACAAAGACTGACCCTAATCGTCCCGAGGTGCAAGGAGAAAAAGAATGA
- a CDS encoding acetate/propionate family kinase: protein MMKVGVVNCGSSSIKYEVFGLPDLVMVASGIVEKIGSPEGCLRQLRRSKDGTFDEQIYSKRLADHQDGFDFMVHMNRENQIISDDKELFGIGHRVVHGGELFRKPTLIDDSVVAAINSLIPLAPLHNPSNLLGIEIALTRFPNIPQVAVFDTAFHQTLPPHAFTYAVPYTWYTRHSVRRYGFHGTSHRYVSRKATRYLGKETENTNLITLHLGNGASCTALRGGVSIDTSMGLTPLEGLVMGTRSGDIDPALHFYIIRETGMSNSEIENALNSHSGLKGICGLNDMREIEEEAGRGEKLALLALDVFCYRIKKYIGAYWAVLGRLDAVIFTGGIGENSATVRSRVCHGLEHAGIILDEGRNATISGAVAEIQRDGAPVKLIVVKTDEEQEIARQTISVIEKDREERPRAP from the coding sequence ATGATGAAAGTCGGCGTTGTGAATTGCGGAAGTTCATCCATTAAGTATGAGGTTTTCGGCCTTCCGGACCTGGTCATGGTTGCGTCCGGAATCGTCGAAAAGATCGGAAGCCCTGAGGGATGCCTGCGTCAACTCCGGCGCAGTAAAGATGGGACATTCGACGAGCAGATTTATTCGAAAAGGTTGGCGGATCACCAGGATGGATTCGACTTCATGGTACACATGAACCGTGAAAACCAAATTATTTCGGATGACAAAGAACTTTTCGGCATCGGCCACCGCGTGGTCCACGGAGGGGAACTGTTCCGTAAGCCGACCCTGATCGATGATTCCGTCGTCGCCGCCATTAACAGTCTCATCCCTCTGGCTCCCCTCCACAACCCATCGAATCTCCTCGGCATCGAAATTGCCCTAACCCGTTTCCCCAATATACCGCAGGTGGCGGTTTTCGACACGGCCTTTCATCAGACCCTGCCGCCACATGCCTTTACTTATGCCGTTCCGTACACTTGGTACACCCGCCATTCCGTCCGCAGGTATGGATTTCATGGCACCTCACACCGCTATGTTTCGAGAAAGGCAACTCGATATCTGGGCAAAGAAACTGAGAATACAAATCTCATAACGCTCCATCTGGGCAACGGTGCGAGCTGTACTGCCCTGCGCGGCGGAGTGAGCATCGATACTTCAATGGGACTCACCCCACTGGAAGGACTTGTCATGGGCACAAGATCCGGGGACATCGATCCAGCGCTACATTTCTATATTATTAGAGAGACTGGAATGTCCAATAGCGAAATTGAGAACGCACTCAATTCTCACAGCGGTCTGAAGGGGATCTGCGGGTTGAATGATATGCGCGAAATAGAAGAAGAGGCCGGAAGAGGGGAGAAGCTGGCTCTTCTCGCCCTTGATGTCTTCTGTTACCGCATCAAGAAATACATAGGCGCTTACTGGGCGGTCCTGGGCAGGCTCGATGCGGTGATCTTCACCGGCGGCATTGGTGAGAACTCAGCCACAGTGAGAAGTCGAGTGTGCCACGGCCTGGAACACGCAGGAATAATCCTCGATGAGGGAAGAAACGCCACGATCTCCGGCGCTGTTGCCGAGATCCAAAGGGATGGCGCACCGGTCAAGCTCATTGTGGTCAAAACAGACGAAGAACAAGAGATCGCCCGTCAAACCATTTCCGTGATTGAGAAGGACAGGGAAGAACGACCGCGCGCACCGTAA